A DNA window from Micromonospora sp. NBC_01739 contains the following coding sequences:
- a CDS encoding RNA polymerase sigma factor: protein MDAADEGELVRRIARGDRRAFDELYRRTAPWLEVRLRRRCADPDLVAEVLQDTYLTVWRAAGSFAGRGGGGARGSAVGWLWTIAAHHLVDAFRRRARRAQRPQVPLMPATAPAAEDEVMAARVGQELEQALLALPAEVRAALRATVLDGLSSREASVLLGVPENTVKSRVRRARIALREALS, encoded by the coding sequence ATGGACGCGGCTGACGAGGGAGAACTCGTACGTCGGATCGCCCGGGGAGATCGGCGGGCGTTCGACGAGCTCTACCGGCGTACCGCGCCGTGGCTGGAGGTGCGCCTCCGCCGCCGGTGCGCCGATCCCGACCTGGTCGCCGAGGTGTTGCAGGACACCTACCTGACCGTGTGGCGGGCCGCGGGCAGCTTCGCCGGCCGCGGGGGCGGCGGGGCGCGGGGCAGCGCGGTGGGCTGGCTGTGGACCATCGCCGCCCACCACCTGGTCGACGCCTTCCGCCGCCGGGCCCGCCGGGCCCAGCGGCCGCAGGTACCCCTCATGCCGGCCACCGCCCCCGCGGCGGAGGACGAGGTGATGGCCGCCCGGGTCGGGCAGGAACTGGAACAGGCCCTGCTCGCCCTGCCGGCCGAGGTACGTGCCGCCCTGCGGGCCACCGTCCTCGACGGACTCTCCTCCCGTGAGGCGTCGGTGCTGCTGGGGGTACCGGAGAACACCGTCAAATCCCGGGTCCGCCGAGCGCGGATCGCCCTGCGGGAGGCCCTGTCATGA
- a CDS encoding ABC transporter ATP-binding protein, with the protein MMRALSTAETTPTTHPWVIHAEGLRVRAGRHLAVDGLDLTLNPGVHGLLGPNGAGKTTLMRALATVLAPSGGRLTLLGQPVDGRADLRSVRRTLGYLPQHFGFYPRFTVREFVAYMAWLKEMPKARIPAAVQRSIDRVGLTAKADARLKTLSGGMLRRAGIAQAIVNDPQILLLDEPTVGLDPEQRLDFRELLREIGTDSCVLVSTHLVEDVAAACTEVLLVNEGRLEWQGTPEMLIAQGGQEYAGDSAAERGYSAILRRSRTEAAR; encoded by the coding sequence ATGATGCGTGCCCTGAGTACGGCCGAAACGACCCCCACCACCCATCCCTGGGTCATCCACGCGGAGGGCCTGCGGGTCCGCGCCGGACGGCACCTGGCCGTCGACGGCCTGGACCTGACCCTGAACCCCGGGGTGCACGGGCTGCTCGGCCCCAACGGCGCCGGGAAGACCACCCTGATGCGGGCCCTGGCGACCGTCCTGGCCCCGTCCGGCGGTCGGCTGACCCTGCTCGGGCAACCGGTCGACGGCCGCGCCGACCTGCGATCGGTCCGCCGTACCCTCGGCTACCTGCCGCAGCACTTCGGCTTCTACCCCCGGTTCACGGTGCGGGAGTTCGTCGCGTACATGGCCTGGCTCAAGGAGATGCCCAAGGCGCGCATCCCCGCCGCCGTACAGCGGTCCATCGACCGGGTAGGGCTGACCGCCAAGGCCGACGCCCGACTCAAGACCCTCTCCGGCGGCATGTTGCGCCGGGCCGGCATCGCGCAGGCCATCGTCAACGATCCGCAGATCCTGCTGCTCGACGAGCCGACCGTCGGCCTGGACCCGGAACAGCGACTGGACTTCCGCGAACTGCTGCGGGAGATCGGCACCGACAGCTGCGTGCTGGTCTCCACCCACCTGGTCGAGGACGTGGCGGCGGCCTGCACGGAGGTCCTGCTGGTCAACGAGGGCCGGCTGGAGTGGCAGGGCACCCCGGAGATGCTGATCGCCCAGGGCGGCCAGGAGTACGCCGGCGACAGCGCGGCCGAACGCGGCTACTCCGCCATCCTGCGCCGCAGCCGTACGGAGGCCGCCCGATGA